From the genome of Candidatus Palauibacter polyketidifaciens:
CTGACGAGCGCGCCCGCCACGTGAGGCCGGATCGCATCCAGCACCTCGCGGGCCACGGCGACACCCTCGCGCGCGGCCGCTTCGACGCCGTGCGCCTGTGCCCCCGCCATACGCTCCAGCACCTCCAGCGGTACATCCACGCCGGGCACCTCGTGCGCCAGAAACTCGGCGTTCTCCAGCGACAGAGGGGGCCACAGGCCCACGAGGAGCGGGACGCCGAAGCCCTCGATCTCGCGCGCGAAGGCGAGGAAGTTCTCCAGGTCGAAGATGGGTTGCGTGACGGCGAAGTCCGCGCCCGCCTCGGCCTTCCAGGCAAAGCGCCGGATCTCTTCCTCCGGGTCGACGGCGCCGGGGTTCACGGCAACGCCCTTCACGAACGAGGTCGGGGCCCCGATCGAACTCCCGCCCGGATCGAGGCCGAGGTTTAGCTGCCGGACGATGTTCGTGAGTCCGATGCTGTCGATGTCGTACACGCCGCCGGTGTCGTAGGGTCCGCCGCGCGGGGGATCGCCGGTGATGAGGAAGACGTTGCGGAGACCGGCCGCGGCGGCGCCCAGGAGGTCGCTCAGCATGCCGAGCATGTTGCGGTCGCGGCAACTGTAGTGCGGGACCGTCTCCATGCCGAGTTCGCGCTCGACGACGATCGCGGCGGGAAGCGAGGCGACGCGGCTCCGGTGGGCGGGGCCGTCGACGATGTGGACGGTGTGCACGCCGGCGTCGCGGAGCCGGGCGGCTCCCGCCACCAGTTCGCCCGGGTCCCACCCGTGCGGCGGCGTCAACTCCGCCGCCCCGACGAACTCGCCGCGCGCCAGGCGACGTCCGAGTGCCGAGCGGTCCGCGAGCGGAGGTGGCTCCGCCGCTTCGCGGCCCCCCGCGTCGCTCGGGGAGGAGACGGATACGCGAGCCGGCCCGGGGCCGTCGGTGCCGAGCAGCGTCGCCGTCAGTCGCGTGTGTTCGGGCGACGTGCCGCAGCACCCTCCCACGAAGCGGGCCCCCGTCTCCACCATGCGCCGTGCGTAGCGGGCCATGTATTCCGGACTCGCGAGGTAGATCTTCCGGTCCCCGATGTCGCGCGGCAGCCCCGCGTTGGGCGACGCGGACACCGGCCGCGATGTCGCCGCCACCATCCGCTCGACGCCCAACAACATCGAGGAGGGCCCGACCGAACAGTTGAGGCCGATGACGTCCGCCCCCGCCCCCTCCAGCGCCGCCGCCGCGGCTTCGATCGTGGCACCGTACTCCGTGTGGCCCGCGTCCCCGAAGGTCATCTGCGCGAAGACCGGCGCATCCCCCGCGACCCTCCGCACCGCCCGCACGGCCTGCAGCAGTTCGTCGAGATCGGAGAACGTCTCGAGCATGAAGCCGTCGACGCCGCCTTCCGCGAGCCCGGCGACCTGTCGTCCGAAGAGGTCGGCCGCCTCATCCACTGACGTGGGGCCCCAGGGTTCGATGCGGATGCCGAGCGGGCCGATCGCCCCGAGCACTTCGGCGCGCCCTCCGGCCGCCTGCCGGGCCAGGCGCGCGGCCCTCACGTTGATCTCGTGCACGGACGGCTCGAGGCCGAACGGTTCGAGTTTGACGGGGTTCGCCCCGAAGGTGTTCGTCTCGATGAGTTCCGCCCCGGCCCGCACGTAGTCGGCGTGGACGCCAAGTACGAGGTCGGGCTCCGAGAGGTTCAGTTCGTCGTAACACTGGTTCACGAAGACGCCGCTCTCGTAGAGCACCGTGCCCATCGCACCATCGATCAGGTGGACCCCGTCTCCCGCGATCCACTCCCTCAGCCGGCCGCTCATGCCGTCGCCTCCGGAACCGGATCCCGGTCGTACGCGAGGTTCGGCGAAAGGCGGCGCTCCGCCTCGGTGAGCGAGATTCCGCTGCGTGCGGCGTAGTCCTCCACCTGGTCGGCCCCGATGCGGCCGAGGCCGAAGTACCGGGCCTCCGGCCGCGCGAAGTACCACCCGGACACCGAGGCGGCGGGGTGCATGGCGTAGTTTTCCGTGAGGGCGATCCCGATTCGACGCTCCACCTCGAGAAGGTCGAAGAGGAGCGCCTTCTGCGAGTGGTCTGGACACGCCGGATAACCGGGGGCCGGACGGATCCCGACGTAGCGCTCCGCGATCCGCGCCTCGTTGTCGAGCCCTTCGTGCGGGGCGTATCCCCAGATTTCCTTCCGCACGATCTCGTGCAGACGCTCCGCCAGCGCCTCGGCCAGCCGGTCGGCGAGTGACTTCGCGAGGAGGCTCTGGTAATCGTCCGCCGCCGCCTCGAAGCGGGCGCAGAGGGCCTCCAGGCCGATCCCGGCCGTCACGGCGAAGGCGCCGCTCCAGTCGGTGGCGCCCGAGATCTCGGGCAGGACGAAATCGGCCAGGCTGACGTTCGCACCCGATGAGCGGTCCATCTGCTGCCGGAGGTGCGGAACCCGCAGCAACTCGCGGCGGCCGCCCTCCGGAGAGAAGAGGACGAGGTCGTCGCCCCGCGCGCTGGCCGGATACAGCCCCGCGACCGCCCGCGCCGTCAGGGACTCGTCGGCGACGATCCGGTCGAGCAGCCCGCGGGCATCATCGTACAGCGACCGCGCCGCCGCCCCTCGTTCGGGATGGTCGAGCAGCGTGGGGAAGCGTCCCTTCATCTCCCATGTCTGGAAGAAGGGGGTCCAGTCGATGTATTCGACCAGTTCCTCCAACGGGAACGGGTCGTACACGTGCACGCCGGGTTCCCGGGGGGACGGCACCGCCACGGCCGCGTCGACCGAAAGCCGGTTCGCGCGGGCCCGCTCGAGCGTGGCGAGCGGGCGCCTCCCCTCGCGGTACTCGGCCCGCACGCGCCGGTACTCGGCGCGGGTCCGCTCCACGAACTCCGCTCCGTCGCCGCCCAGGAGCTTGCCCACGACCCCGACGGCCCGCGAAGCGTCGAGCACGTGCACGGTCGCCCCCGAGTACCGTTCCTCGATCTTGACGGCGGTATGCTTCCGCGAGGTCGTCGCGCCTCCGATGAGGAGGGGCACCGCGAACGCCTCCCGTTCCATCTCGCTCGCCACCCGCACCATCTCGTCGAGCGACGGCGTGATCAGGCCGCTGAGCCCGATCG
Proteins encoded in this window:
- a CDS encoding bifunctional homocysteine S-methyltransferase/methylenetetrahydrofolate reductase, producing MSGRLREWIAGDGVHLIDGAMGTVLYESGVFVNQCYDELNLSEPDLVLGVHADYVRAGAELIETNTFGANPVKLEPFGLEPSVHEINVRAARLARQAAGGRAEVLGAIGPLGIRIEPWGPTSVDEAADLFGRQVAGLAEGGVDGFMLETFSDLDELLQAVRAVRRVAGDAPVFAQMTFGDAGHTEYGATIEAAAAALEGAGADVIGLNCSVGPSSMLLGVERMVAATSRPVSASPNAGLPRDIGDRKIYLASPEYMARYARRMVETGARFVGGCCGTSPEHTRLTATLLGTDGPGPARVSVSSPSDAGGREAAEPPPLADRSALGRRLARGEFVGAAELTPPHGWDPGELVAGAARLRDAGVHTVHIVDGPAHRSRVASLPAAIVVERELGMETVPHYSCRDRNMLGMLSDLLGAAAAGLRNVFLITGDPPRGGPYDTGGVYDIDSIGLTNIVRQLNLGLDPGGSSIGAPTSFVKGVAVNPGAVDPEEEIRRFAWKAEAGADFAVTQPIFDLENFLAFAREIEGFGVPLLVGLWPPLSLENAEFLAHEVPGVDVPLEVLERMAGAQAHGVEAAAREGVAVAREVLDAIRPHVAGALVSTPGNEVDRAAAVLAEL